TCCCGGCCGGTTGCGGCACACCCTGGTCAGCCTGGCCGGCCCGGCGACCAACGTGCTGTTCACCCTGCTGCTGGTGGCGGGGCTGCGGATCGGGCTCGGCGTCAATGGGCCGATCGAGTTCTGGGCCGGCGTGGGCCTGCTGGCGTTCCTCCAGCTCACCGCCAGCGTGCTCAACCTGCTGCCGGTGCCCGGCCTGGACGGCGGCAACATGATCCAGCCGTGGCTGAACCCGCAGTGGCGCCGGATGTACGACCTGTTCGCCCCGTACGGCTTCATCGCGCTCTTCGCGCTGCTGTGGAACCCGCGGATCGGCGGCTGGTTCTTCGGCGCGATCTTCGGCCTCGCGGACCTGCTGGGCCTGCCCCGGGAGCTGTACGTGGCCGGGCTGCAGCTGATCCGCTTCTGGCAGGGCTGAGCGGGCCCGGTCCGGCCGACGCGGTGCGCCGGCCGGACCGGGGAGCGCTCACGGGCGCTGGGCGGGGGACTCGGTCTTCGCCGGGTCCCGCTCGGTGATCGGCTCGACGATCTCGTCGATCGCCTTGAGCAGGTCGGCGTCGAGCTTCACGCCCGCCGCCTTCACGTTGTCGTACACCTGCTCGGGGCGGGACGCGCCGACGATCGCCGAGGAGACGTTCGGGTTCTGCAGCACCCAGGCGATGGCGAGCTGCGGCATGGTCAGCCCGGCCTGCTCCGCGAGGGGCTTGAGCCGCTGCACCCGGGTCAGCACCTCGTCGGTCAGGAACCGGGCGATGAACCCGGCACCCGACTTCTCGTCGGTGGCCCGGGACCCGGCCGGCGCCGGCTGGCCCGGCAGGTACTTGCCGGAGAGCACGCCCTGGGCCATCGGCGACCAGACGATCTGGCCGACGCCCAGCTCCTCGCTGGTCGGGATCACCTCGGCCTCGATGACCCGCCACAGCATCGAGTACTGCGGCTGGCTGGAGACCAGCGGGATGCGCAGCTCGCGGGCGAGCTGGTGGGCCTCCCGGAGCTGCGACGCCGTCCACTCGGAGACCCCGATGTAGTGCGCCTTGCCGGAGTGCACGACGTCGGCGAACGCCTCCATCGTCTCCTCCAGCGGGGTGCTGTGGTCGTACCGATGGGCCTGGTAGAGGTCCACGTAGTCGGTCTGCAGCCGGCGCAGCGAGCCGTTGATCGACTCCATGATGTGCTTGCGGGACAGGCCCCGGTCGTTCCGGCCCGGGCCGGTCGGCCAGTAGACCTTGGTGAAGATCTCCAGCCCTTCCCGCCGCTCGCCCTTCAGCGCGCGGCCGAGCACCTCCTCGGCCTTCGTGCCGGCGTACACGTCGGCGGTGTCGAAGGTGGTGATGCCGGTCTCCAGGGCGGCCCGCACGCACGCGGTCGCCGCCTCCTCCTCGACCTGCGAACCGTGAGTGATCCAGTTGCCGTACGAGATCTCACTGACCATCAGGCCCGAGCGGCCTAGGTGTCGGAATTCCATGCCTCGACCCTAGACCCGCCCGATCATGGTCACGCCGAGGCGCCTCGCGGATGTGACCCCGGGGTCAGAGCACCGGGCTGGTGTCGGTGAGCAGTTGCTCGATCTCGGCGACCACCGCGGCGCGGCTCGGGTGCACCGGGTCGATCAGCGGCTGGCCCCGCCGGTCCCGCGCGCCCCAGCGGCCCGTCTCATCGCCGACCAGGAAGGCGACCGGGTGCACGATCAGGACCGGGTACACCGGCGCGACCAGCACCCGGCCGGTCCGGTCCACCACGCCCCGGCGGCCGGCCAGCTCCACCCCGGCCAGGCCCTCCTCCGTGAAGCCGTCCACCTGCCGGCCGTCGGCCAGGGCGGTGGTGAGGCCGTGGTACCGGGTCGGCACGACGACCTGGCCGGTGCGGTCGACCGCGCCCCAGCCGCCGTTCTGGCGCACCGCCGCCAAGCCGGCCCGGAACGGCCGTACGTCCTCGAAGCCCGGTGGGATCTTCACGATGTTGGTCGGGTCGACCGCCATCCACCGGCCCTTGCCGTCCATCGACACCCAGGCCAGCCCCTCGGAGAACGAGCCCACCGCCCGGTAGCCGTTGTTCGGCTCGATCAGCGCCACCCCGGCGGTGTCGATCAGTGCCCAGCGGGACGCCTCCGGCAGGCGTACCCAGGCCATCCCCTCCCGGAACGGCTGCACCTCGGCGTACCGGTGGTCGACCACCAGGTTGCCCTCGGCGTCCGCGTACCCCCAGAGCTCGCGCTCCTCGTCGAGGGTGGGCACCGGATGCCGCTCGCCGCCCAGGAGCGTCTCCCGGCTCCGCGGATTCGGGCCGAAGCCGGTGGTCGCGGCCCGCTCGGCGACCGCGTCCAGCGCCAGCGCGGTACGCGCGTTCAGCTCCGCGTCGTCACCGTGGCGCAGGTCCAGCGCCCGCTCGAAGTGCAGGCACGCCTCGGTCATCCGGCCCTGGTCGTAGCAACACCGGCCGGCGTGCTCGTGCAGCGCCGCGCGCAACCGGTCGGGCAGCTCCGGCGAGCTCGCCTCGGCGAAGAGCCGGTCGGCCTCCGCGTACTCGCCCCGCCAGCGCAGCACCTCGGCGAGCCGCGCGCGGGCCAGGGCGGTGCGCCGCAACTCCCCGGTGGCCTCCGCGTAGGTGAGGGCGAGCCGGGCGTCGGCGAGGGCGTCGTCCAGGTCCCCGAGGATCCGCGACGCGACCGAGCGCAGGCTCAGCAACCGGGCCCGGCTCCGGTTGTCCAGCGCGGCGCCCAGCTTGGTGGTGAGCCCGTCCCGGATCTCGCGCAGCGCCTCGGGGTCCGGGGCCTCCTCGCGCAGCGTCTCCGGGTGCAGCCGCCACCGGACCGCGGCGAGCGCCTGCTCCGGGTCCACGGGGCGTACCTCGGGTCGCTCCTCCGCGGCCTCGGGTGCCGGCGGCGCGGCGCGCTCCGCCGCGGGTTCGGCGGCCGGTGCCGGTCGCTCGCCCGGGTCGGCTTCGGGCGCGGACGGCGCGGCGGCCGGTGGCGCGGAGACCGGTGACGGCGCGCTCTTTGCCGCCAGCGCGGCGGCCTCTCCCGGTACGGACACCGGCGGTGCCGGCGGC
This sequence is a window from Micromonospora sp. NBRC 110009. Protein-coding genes within it:
- a CDS encoding site-2 protease family protein; this encodes MMGYDRPGDPLVLGVPRAAFRPSPVFLALAALFVTSGVMTWQRFGNVRLDVFLFVVTGWLVSLCLHEYAHAVVAYRAGDRDIAHRGYLTLNPLKYTNPLLSIVLPVVVVLLGGIGLPGGAVWVDRHAIPGRLRHTLVSLAGPATNVLFTLLLVAGLRIGLGVNGPIEFWAGVGLLAFLQLTASVLNLLPVPGLDGGNMIQPWLNPQWRRMYDLFAPYGFIALFALLWNPRIGGWFFGAIFGLADLLGLPRELYVAGLQLIRFWQG
- a CDS encoding aldo/keto reductase family protein; protein product: MEFRHLGRSGLMVSEISYGNWITHGSQVEEEAATACVRAALETGITTFDTADVYAGTKAEEVLGRALKGERREGLEIFTKVYWPTGPGRNDRGLSRKHIMESINGSLRRLQTDYVDLYQAHRYDHSTPLEETMEAFADVVHSGKAHYIGVSEWTASQLREAHQLARELRIPLVSSQPQYSMLWRVIEAEVIPTSEELGVGQIVWSPMAQGVLSGKYLPGQPAPAGSRATDEKSGAGFIARFLTDEVLTRVQRLKPLAEQAGLTMPQLAIAWVLQNPNVSSAIVGASRPEQVYDNVKAAGVKLDADLLKAIDEIVEPITERDPAKTESPAQRP